GAAAGCAGTTCCAGCAGGGTTATAGTATGCCCCTGATACTCCAACTTTACCTATCATAGCAGGGTGTGCAAAATATTCTGCATCCTGTTGCGCAAGATAGTCAATACTTCCTGCAAAAGCACTTGCAGAAGCTAAAAGTGATAAAATTATTAAAGATTTTTTCATTAGTCCCCCTATATATTAAAGTTTAAATTAAATAACATAGCCTAAAATTAAATTAAGAAATATTTCTGTCTATACATGAGTGAACGATAACAGATCCCATATCTCTTAATTCTTTTTCTATATCCTCATCAGAAGGATTATAGAAACCTGAACAGATTAAAGAAGCATAACCATGAACAAACCACCAACCTTTTTTAAGCATCCATTCAATAGCTTTATCAGGAAGATGTTTATATCTTTCATCTGCTCTGAAACTTGCAATAATAAGATTTTTTAAGTCTGTTATTATTTCATCTATAAAATCTTTTGAAAGATCTTCTCTTAAAAAAATAGATCTGAAGAGAGCTTTTTCTTTTTTGGCAAATATACATATTCCTATTCCAATATTTAAAAGCCCTTGATCGGTATATTCTATTTTTGTAATATCAAGAAGTTTATTTTTAGCCATTCTTGAAAGTTCATTTTTTAAATTTGTCATAGAACCAAAATTAGAATAAATAGATATAGTTGAAGATCCAAGTTCTTTTGCAATATTTCTTGCAGTAATGCTCTTCATTCCGTCCTGAATAAGAATTTTATAGGTAACATTTAAAATTTCTTCTTTAGAAAAATTTAAATTTCTTGCCATTCCTCCTCCATAAATTTCATAACAAAGTAATGATATTTTTTTATTATTTTATAACAATTACAAAAGTTATTATATCGTAAAAAAAGTTTTAAATCAATAGTAAATTCAAACAATATAGAAGTATATAAAAAATTATTTCATAACACTGTTTTAAAATATTTCATAACATTATTATAAAATTTTTGTAAAAAAAGAAAAAATAAATTAAAAGATATAAATGAAAAGAGAATTATAGTATAATATTCTAAAAGAAAAAAGTATTACAAGGAGGAAAAAAGTGAGCATTTTATTTATTTTTATATTTATATTTTTAATAATAGTTCTTCTTGCACTTCATGTAAGAATAGTATCTCAGTCTAAAGCATATGTTATAGAAAGACTTGGAGGATATCTTACAACATGGCAAGTAGGGCTTAATATTTTAATGCCTTTTGTTGATAGAATTGTAAAAATAGTTTCTCTTAAAGAACAGGTTATAGATTTTCCACCTCAGCCTGTAATTACAAAAGATAATGTTACAATGCAGATAGATTCTGTTGTATATTTTCAAATAACAGATCCTAAGCTTTATACTTATGGAGTAGAGCATCCAATGAGTGCTATTGAAAACCTTACAGCTACAACTCTTAGAAATATTATAGGAGAAATGGAACTTGATACAACTCTTACTTCAAGAGATACAATCAATACAAAAATGAGGGCAGTTCTTGATGAAGCAACAGATCCTTGGGGAATAAAAATAAACAGGATAGAGCTTAAAAACATAATTCCTCCAAGAGAAATTCAAGATGCTATGGAAAAACAGATGAAAGCTGAAAGAGAAAAAAGAGAAGCAATAAGAAGAGCAGAAGGACAGAAAGAAGCAGCAATACTTGTGGCAGAGGGAGAAAAAACATCTCAAATTTTAAGAGCCGAAGCAGAAAAAGAAGCAGCTATTTTAAGAGCTGAGGCTAAAAAACAAAGTCTTGAAAAAGAGGCAGAAGGACAGGCAGCAGCAATACTTTCTATTCAAAAAGCGAAAGCAGCAGCTATTGTTGCTTTAAATGAAGCAGGAGCAACTAAAGAAGTTCTTGCTCTTAAAGGAATGGAAACATTTGAAAAAGTGGCAGATGGTCAGTCAACTAAGATTATAATACCTTCAGAACTTCAAAATCTTGCTTCTTTCACATCAGTTTTTGGAGAAATGCTAAAAAAGGAAGAAGTTAATAAATAGAAAAATAAAAAAATCTTGCTTGAATTTTTAGTTTTGTAGAAATAATTTTACTGGAAATATTTAGGAAACACTTACTTAAACTTTAGGAGAAAAAGCAATGAAAAAAATCTTTTTATTTTTTATATTCACATTTATAATTTGTGGCTGTACAAGCACCATAATTGAAAAACCTAGAAAGACACAGGGAATTTATGCTCCTTATGTAAAAAATGGAGAAATTCTTGTAGGTTTTATGATAACAAGTAATGAACCTGATAGAAATATTTCTGATATTTCTGAAAAGGAACTTATTGCAAAAAAATTAAGAATACCAAGAGAACTTATTCTTGATGATAAAGAGCAAATACTTTATTTTTATGATGAAAGGGCTGTTCAGGGAAAAAATAAGATATTTATAATTTATAATTTTGAAAGTTATGAAAAAATGACAAATGATTTTTATAAAAAATTTATAAAAGAAGATGGATATTCAGATATTAGAAAATACAGTGATGAAGCTGTTACTCTTGGAGAAATTATATGGAATCTTCAGGATAAAAAGCTTCATATAATAGCAAATGAAAATGAAAATTATTATGTAATGGATGCTCTTCATTATGTAAAACTTAAGTACTGCCGTGAAAATTATTTTGATGAAAAGATAAGAGATATGGAATTGGATATTATTTCTGTAAACAGTCCGTTATTTCTTGAAAAACATCTTGAAGGATATACAAAGTCAAAAGTGAGATACTATACTAATGAAAATGGAAAACTGTATGAAGGTAAAGAAGTGACAGCATCTGAAAATGTAGGATATGGAACAAAAATTTTAATGTATGGAGTTACTAAAGGACTTGAAATAATGAGCCTTCCTAAAGCAGGTTTAAAAAGATTGCTTGGTGCTGAAAATTAGGTAAATACGGGGTGTGATTTATGAATTTAACAAAATCAGAAAAGAAAGAAATGAAAAAGAATATAATAAAAAAATCAGATGAAGAAAAATTTAATGGTATAACTTTGTTTCCCCCTGCAGCTCAAGTTTTTCATGATCCAAGTCTTGAATGCTATTTTAAGCCTCTTTTAAGTGTGAAAAAACACATTTTAGGCAAAGAATATATAATTCACCTTCTTTCAACAGATGGAATATTTCCTGAAGAAGTATTTTTAAATTCTGAGAGACATTTTTGGGGATTTAAATATTCAGAAGGTAAATATCATTTTTTAGGAAAAACAGAAACTTTTGGAAATTCAAATTTTACAGAACTTTATTCTGTTTTAAAAAAAGATTTTTCTAAAAATAAAGAAATTTATTTTGAAAACAAAGTAGGCTATAAAGAGTATTATACAAAAAATAAAGAGACTATAAAAAATACTGCAAGATTTACTAAAGAGCAAGATCCACAGTATTTTGCAGAGGCTTTTTATTGTTATGAATTTACAAAATATTATTTTGAAAAAACAGGAAAATTTTGTCATATAAATGAGCTTACAGAAAATTATGGACATGATGAAAGTGACATTCTTCTTTCTATTGAAGATATATCTTACTGCATTGAGGAATTTTTTCTAAATATAAAATATAATTTAGAAAATAGATACAGACTTTCTCCTGATATGGCAGTGTGTGCAGCAGAAGGGTTTAGATTTACATGCTGGGGAGGAACTGCTATAGCCTTTGCAGACACAGAGCAGGACATAATTTATATACTTGAATATCATAGTTAATTATTATTTTTCTTTGAGAAATAGAAATATAAGAGGTTGTTGCAAATATATAAAAATATTTTTAATATTCTAAAATTTTATTTTTATAAATTAGAAAATGTAACAGCCTTTTTTGTTTTTTTGAAAAAATTTTTAGCTGGTGGCTACTGTTTTATAAATTGAAAAAATAATAAGTTATAAGTTGATTTTAGCAGGTAGATATAAATGTGGCTAAAAAAATATTGACAAAAAAATAAAAGTATAGTAAATTATGTATGTGGTTAGCAGTCTTAATAAATGAGTGCTAACAGGAGGATGAGGTGGTATGTTGACAGACAGAGAAAAATTAGTTTTAAATGCCATAATAGATTTTTATCTGAGATTTGGAGAGACAATAGGTTCCAGAACTCTAGTAAAAAGATATAATATTGATTTATCTTCAGCAACAATAAGAAATGTAATGTCAGACCTTGAAGACAGAGGTTTTATAGAAAAGACACACTCATCTTCAGGAAGGATTCCTACAGATCTTGGATATAAATATTATCTAAGTGAGCTATTAAAAATTGAAAAACTTTCAAGAGAAGAAAAAAATAGAATAAATATAGAGTATGAAAAGAAAGTAAATGAACTTGATAACATACTTCAACAGACATCTTCTCTTCTTTCAAGGCTTACATCTTATGCTTCAATAGTTATAGAGCCTGACTATAGAAAAGAAAGAATAAAAAAAATAGAGCTTGTTCATATAGATGATTATATTATTTTGGCAATAATAGTTACAGAAGATTTAAGTGTAGTAACTAAAAAAATAAAGCTTGAAGAAAGTATCACAAAAGATGAATTAAAAAAATTATCTCAAACTTTAAATGAAAAAATCAAGACTAATAGTATAAAAAGCTATGAAATTGAGGAATTCATAAAAACAAATTATCAAAAGTATGCAGATCTTGAAAAAGAAATATATCAGGATATAGAAGGAAGACTTTTCGTAGATAATTCATCAAGTATTTTTAAAGATAAAAATGTCAGTGATGTTTTAGATGTTCTTGAACTTTTTAATAAGAAAAAAGATGTAAAAGAAATTTTTGAAGAAATGGTAAATTCAAGACACACAGAAGACGGAGAGGTAAATGTAATCCTAGGTGATGAACTTCCTATTAAAGGACTTGAGGATTACAGTTTTGTATATTCAGTATATAAGCAAGGAGATGCAAAAGGTGTAATTGGAGTAATAGGTCCTAAGAGAATGCCTTATTCAAAGACAATGGGACTTATTCAATATGTAAGCAGTGAGGTAGAAAAAGTAGTAAACAGCGAAAAGCTATTATCAAATAATAAAAATAAAAAAAGATAAGGAGTTGAAAAATGTCAGCACAAGATAAAGAATTATTAAACGAGGAAATTGAAAAGGAAACTATGGAGACTCCTGAAGCAGAAATTACTGATGAAACAAATGATAAACAAGCAGAGGAGACAAAACAAAATGCAGAAATAGAAAAGCTTAAAGCTGAGCTTGATGACTGGAAACAATCATATATGAGAAAGCAGGCTGACTTCCAAAACTTTACAAAAAGAAAAGAAAGAGAAATGGAAGAGCTTAGAAAATATGCTGCAGAAAAAATAGTAACAAGACTTCTTGATGGAATAGATAATCTTGAAAGAGCAATAAATTCAGCAGCTCAAACAAAAGACTTTGATGGACTTGTAAAAGGTGTTGAAATTATTCTTGGAAATTTAAAAGATATTATGAAGTCAGAAGGTGTTGAGGAAATAAATACAGAAAATGTTGAATTTGATCCTCATGAACATATGGCTGTTATGGTTGAAAACAGTCCTGAACATGATGACAACAAAATCATTATGGAACTTCAAAAAGGTTACAAGATGAAGGGTAAAGTTATAAGACCTTCAATGGTTAAAGTTTGTAAGAAATAGTTTAAAAAATATATTTAAAAACAATAATTAAAAATGTAAAATATTAATTTTAAGGATACATTAGGAGGCTAGATTAAAATGGCAAAAATTATAGGAATTGACTTAGGAACAACAAACTCTTGTGTGGCAGTAATGGAAGGAGGTTCTGCAAGCATTATAACAAATGCTGAAGGTGCAAGAACTACTCCATCAGTTGTAAATATAAAAGATAACGGAGAAATTATTGTAGGGGAAATTGCAAAAAGACAAGCAATAACAAATCCTACTTCTACAGTACTATCAATTAAAACTCATATGGGTTCTGATTACAAAGTACATATCAATGGAAAAGATTACACTCCTCAAGAAATATCAGCAATGATTCTTAAAAAATTAAAAAAAGATGCTGAAGCATATTTAGGAGAAGAAGTTAAAGAAGCAGTTATCACAGTACCAGCTTACTTTACAGATGCTCAAAGACAAGCTACTAAAGATGCTGGAGCAATTGCTGGTCTTGAAGTAAAAAGAATTATAAACGAACCAACAGCAGCAGCTCTTGCTTATGGACTTGACAAAAACAAAGATGAAAAAGTTCTTGTATTTGACTTAGGAGGAGGTACATTTGATGTATCTATTCTTGAAATAGCAGACGGAGTTATTGAAGTACTTGCTACAGCAGGAAACAACCACTTAGGTGGAGACGACTTTGACGCAAAAATAATTGACTGGTTAGTAACTGAGTTCAAAAAAGAACAAGGAATTGACTTATCAAATGATAAAATGGCTTACCAAAGATTAAAAGATGCAGCTGAAAAAGCTAAAAAAGAATTATCAACAATGATGGAAGCTCAAATTTCATTACCATTCATTACAATGGATGCAACAGGACCAAAACACTTAGAAATGAAATTAACAAGAGCAAAATTTAATGACTTAACAAGAGATCTTGTTGAAGCAACTCAAGGACCAACAAGAACAGCTCTTTCTGATGCAGGATTATCACCATCTGACATTGACGAAGTATTATTAGTTGGAGGATCAACAAGAATGCTTTCAGTTCAAGAATGGGTAGAATCTTACTTCGGTAAAAAACCAAATAAAGGAATTAACCCTGACGAAGTTGTTGCAGCAGGAGCAGCAATTCAAGGTGGAGTTTTAATGGGAGATGTTA
The DNA window shown above is from Fusobacterium perfoetens and carries:
- a CDS encoding SPFH domain-containing protein, translating into MSILFIFIFIFLIIVLLALHVRIVSQSKAYVIERLGGYLTTWQVGLNILMPFVDRIVKIVSLKEQVIDFPPQPVITKDNVTMQIDSVVYFQITDPKLYTYGVEHPMSAIENLTATTLRNIIGEMELDTTLTSRDTINTKMRAVLDEATDPWGIKINRIELKNIIPPREIQDAMEKQMKAEREKREAIRRAEGQKEAAILVAEGEKTSQILRAEAEKEAAILRAEAKKQSLEKEAEGQAAAILSIQKAKAAAIVALNEAGATKEVLALKGMETFEKVADGQSTKIIIPSELQNLASFTSVFGEMLKKEEVNK
- the grpE gene encoding nucleotide exchange factor GrpE, producing MSAQDKELLNEEIEKETMETPEAEITDETNDKQAEETKQNAEIEKLKAELDDWKQSYMRKQADFQNFTKRKEREMEELRKYAAEKIVTRLLDGIDNLERAINSAAQTKDFDGLVKGVEIILGNLKDIMKSEGVEEINTENVEFDPHEHMAVMVENSPEHDDNKIIMELQKGYKMKGKVIRPSMVKVCKK
- a CDS encoding TetR/AcrR family transcriptional regulator; this encodes MARNLNFSKEEILNVTYKILIQDGMKSITARNIAKELGSSTISIYSNFGSMTNLKNELSRMAKNKLLDITKIEYTDQGLLNIGIGICIFAKKEKALFRSIFLREDLSKDFIDEIITDLKNLIIASFRADERYKHLPDKAIEWMLKKGWWFVHGYASLICSGFYNPSDEDIEKELRDMGSVIVHSCIDRNIS
- the hrcA gene encoding heat-inducible transcriptional repressor HrcA; translated protein: MLTDREKLVLNAIIDFYLRFGETIGSRTLVKRYNIDLSSATIRNVMSDLEDRGFIEKTHSSSGRIPTDLGYKYYLSELLKIEKLSREEKNRINIEYEKKVNELDNILQQTSSLLSRLTSYASIVIEPDYRKERIKKIELVHIDDYIILAIIVTEDLSVVTKKIKLEESITKDELKKLSQTLNEKIKTNSIKSYEIEEFIKTNYQKYADLEKEIYQDIEGRLFVDNSSSIFKDKNVSDVLDVLELFNKKKDVKEIFEEMVNSRHTEDGEVNVILGDELPIKGLEDYSFVYSVYKQGDAKGVIGVIGPKRMPYSKTMGLIQYVSSEVEKVVNSEKLLSNNKNKKR
- the dnaK gene encoding molecular chaperone DnaK, encoding MAKIIGIDLGTTNSCVAVMEGGSASIITNAEGARTTPSVVNIKDNGEIIVGEIAKRQAITNPTSTVLSIKTHMGSDYKVHINGKDYTPQEISAMILKKLKKDAEAYLGEEVKEAVITVPAYFTDAQRQATKDAGAIAGLEVKRIINEPTAAALAYGLDKNKDEKVLVFDLGGGTFDVSILEIADGVIEVLATAGNNHLGGDDFDAKIIDWLVTEFKKEQGIDLSNDKMAYQRLKDAAEKAKKELSTMMEAQISLPFITMDATGPKHLEMKLTRAKFNDLTRDLVEATQGPTRTALSDAGLSPSDIDEVLLVGGSTRMLSVQEWVESYFGKKPNKGINPDEVVAAGAAIQGGVLMGDVKDVLLLDVTPLSLGIETLGGVCTRIIEKNTTIPVKKSQVFSTAVDNQPAVTINVLQGERAKAADNHKLGEFNLEGIPAAPRGIPQIEVTFDIDANGIVHVSAKDLGTGKENTVTISGSTNLSAEEIERMKKDAEANEAEDKKFKELIETRNKADMLIASTENTLKDHSGKVTEEEKKAIEAALEELKQVKDKEDKAAIEAAIEKLSKVAQKLAEEVYKEAQAKQQAGAAGQAGANNAKKDDDIEDAEIVD